A segment of the Desulfitobacterium dehalogenans ATCC 51507 genome:
AAAATGTTGTGGAATGCCTCATATGGCTTATGGCGAATTAGCTACGGCAAAAGAGATGGCGAAGCACAACATGGAGATTCTATTCAAAGAAGATTATGACGCGATTATATCTGACTGTGCATCCTGTTCCTCAACCTTTAAAGAGCTGTATACTCATCTTTTTTCGGAAGGGGAATACGAATATGAAATGGCCAGGCAGTTGTCTGCAAAGACTTGGGATCTCAGTCAATTCCTTGTGAAGAAAACGGGAATCCGACCTGGTAAAAAAGAACGTAAGATTAGAGTGACTTACCATGATCCTTGCCATCTCAAAAGGGCACAAAAAATATTCAAGGAACCGCGGGAAGTCCTCACCCAAATTCCAGGTGTAGAATTTGTAGAAATGAAAAATGCAGACCGCTGCTGTGGCTCCGCCGGAAGCTTTACAGTGATGCATCATGACCTGTCCATGAAAGTCTTAGAAAAAAAGATTAACGCCGCCCTGGCTGTTAATCCGGATTTTGTCGCAACGTCCTGCCCGACCTGCACTATGCAATTAGGTTATGGACTGAAGCAAGCCGGCTCTGATGTTCAAGTCGTCCATCCTGTACAAATTTTAGTTGAAGCCTATGCCGCTGATGAGAGTATTTCTTTTCAAGCTTTCGAATGAGGAGGGAGTTGTATGGCGAAAGAAATCTATTCACCGGTAGTGATTCGGCCTAAAGAGGTCGACTATGCTATAAAGCTAATGCTCACTGCTACAGCTCTAGGGGCCTTGGTCGGATATCTTAATATCCCTACTGCTCCGGGTCAAGACTATTTTCAAGCTTATATTTATCTTATATTCCTAGGTGTTCTGATTAATATATATTTTGTATATCATGTTTCCCGGAATAAAGACTGGGCACGTAAATTTTATATCATCTTAACCCTGGTCACCTTCCTCGTTTATTTGCCTCAATTGCTTGCTATTTTTGTTACGACCCCTTTAAATGGATTGCTGCAGTTTATCGATATGTCTATCCAAGTTTTAGCCGTTTACTTTCTCATGCGTCAAGAATCTAAAAATTGGTTTCTCCTCATCAAAAAAGGAAAGCGGCTTTAGCACTATAGGAGATATTTAGCACAATAAAGTGCGTTTACACATCAATTGGATAGTTGCATTAATTTTCGAATAATACAGATTATAGGGAACTGCCTGACATTTTTAGGCAGTCTTTTTTATTGCCGCAAATGGTGATACTATTTATATAGAATTACAACTGTCGCAGCTTAAACAGTGAAATGCTTATAGAATACAACTCAGGGAGATGATAGTATGGTTATCTTGAGCGGTCTGATGTTTATAGGGATATCAATAGGGCTTATTGCAGTAAAATATAAAGAAGCCTATATCGGGTTAATAGAAAACAGAACCGATAATCTTCAAACCCCTTCTGTATTGATGGAATAACCCTAAAAAATCCTAGCAAAAGCAGCATGCCTTGCTAGGATTTTTATTTTTAGAGCCCTCGCCAGTATTCCGGCCTTAAGGCTTCTTCTCGATTGTCCTCGATGACTTCCTTTAAGGTGGATAAAAGCACCTCTTTATCATGAGGAAGATGGGCCTTGAGAGGGAGGTAGTTGGAAGCATGATTGCTGCGGAACAAGCAATCCTTTAAGTTTAAGCCTTGAACCATGAGTTCCAGCTCGATCAGACTTTCCCATTTGCTGAGAAGGGTAAATTCGCCGGATTGTATCTTTTGGATGAGGGGAGCATCCGGTGCCAGCATGAGGGTGAGAGCTCCCAGGTAGTGGGGATCAATAGCACTGATGACTTTTCCGGTCTCAACGGCATGTTCTTGGGAATGTTCTTTGCCCCCAAGCCCCAAAATAATGGTGCAGGATAATTTCAGCCCGCTGGCCACAATTCTTTGACCAGCATTGATCATTTCCTCAGGGGTGACTCCTTTATGGATAAGGTTAAGGATCGTCCCGCAGCCGCTTTCCACCCCCAGATAGACGATACTCAACCCTTGCTCCTTAAGCAGGGCAAGTTCTTCGGGGCCTTTTTCCAGGATATCCTTAGGCCCTCCGTAGATTCCTACCCGCTTCAGGCGGGAAAAACGCTGATAAAGCGCTTTTAGAACTTTAGCCAATACATCTGTTTCAATGGCCAGTGCATCACCATCGGCGAGGAAAATTCGTTCTGTATGGGGATAGGCCCTATATCCGGCATCAATAAGGGTCATAATCTCCTCAATACTGCGGATACGAAAGCTTTTTCCTTTGTACATACTGCAAAAAGTACATTGATTATGGCGGCAGCCAAGAGTGACTTGCAGAATCAGGCTGGAAGCCTCACTGGGAGGACGAAAAACAGCTCCTTCATAAATCATAAAGCACCTCCGATAACCCTTTGGTTTTCCTTTATTAATTAGGTGTCTCCCTGATAAATCCTTTTCTAATTATTTTAAACTGTAGTTTGTTTGGTGTTTCCAATGATATCGCAGGTATTCTAAATCAACTTATGTTTACTACTTGACTGGAAAAATAATAAAGAGTACAATTTGTCCAGAAATTGAATCCTAGTTCAGTTTATGGACATTTTTGTACTGGTAGGTAAGCTGCGTTTTCGGGGTTTTCATTATAAAAAGGGAGTTAGTTATGGTTTACAATAAAACGGATAAAGTCCTTGAGAAACAAGAATTGCGTCGGAAAAGGATAATCAAAGCCGCGAAGGAAATCCTATCTGAAGAGGAAGAGATCGGCAAGGTTTCCATTAAGTCCATCGCCAAACGGGCCGGAATCGCTACGGGGACTTTTTATCTTTATTTTACCGATAAAGAGTCCCTGGTGGACATGATTGTTAAAGAGATCTATGCGGAATTATTAGCAAAAATCAAGCAGGAACGGGCTCAGTACAGCAATACCTTTGACAAGCTGCAAGCCTCCATGGAAGTTTGTATTCACTTGTTTTTGAAAGAGAAGTACTTAGCCAAAATCCTTCTGGAACAGTTTCCGCAGATCCATACGGCATTGAACACTAAATACGCAGATATTGAAGAAGATTTGATCCGCTTGACTAAGGTTGATTTGGATGAGCTCATGGAGGAGCATTTGATTCCCTGGCAGGATACCCAGGTCACCGCTACAGCCTTTGTGGGAACCTTTCGTGAAGTCATTCTCTCCTGGATTGGCAAGGGTGAACCCAAGGATATTGATTTGGCCTATAAGACCCTCATTGATTACAACATGCGCGGGATTGGGAGATTTAAAGTTAATGAAGAAGGATAAAGGTATGGATTATTTAGCAATTGAATCATTAAATGTGGTCTATTCCCAGCACGGTCAATTAACCCCCGCCCTGAAGGATGTCAACTTAAATCTTCCCAAGGGACAAATAGGAGCCATTATTGGTCCCTCCGGGTGTGGCAAAAGTACCCTTTTAAGTGTGGTGGCAGGCCTGAATAAGAACTATCAGGGAAACGTTCTTTTAAAAGGCGCTCCCCCCAAAGAAAGCAACGAGGTTGCTTTGATTTTGCAGGAATACGGACTTTTGCCCTGGAAAACGGTATGGGATAATGTCAGACTGGGTTTGCAGATAAAAGGAATAAAGGTTGCTCAAGCCGCTCAACGTACAGAAGAGATTCTCAAGCAGTTAGGCTTGCTGCATCTACGGAAGCGTTTTCCTATTCAATTAAGCGGAGGGCAAAGGCAAAGGGTGGCTATTGCACGTTCTTTGGTGCTTAGTCCGGAACTTCTCCTTATGGATGAGCCCTTTTCTTCACTGGATGCCCTGACCCGGGAAGAGATGCAGGATTTGGTTCTCAATGTCTGGCAGGAGACGGGGCTTACCATCCTGATTATTACACATAATATTGAGGAAGCCGTGTTTTTAGGCCATAAGATTTTCGTCATGTCCCCTTGTCCAGGAACCATTACCCAAGAGATCCACAATCCTTTAGCAGGGGATTATGAAGCCCGGGGAAAAATGGAGTTTCTTAAGGTATGCAACACTTTGCGCTTAAGCCTGCGTGGGAGGTGTGAGGCATGCCTTTAAAATCCTTCACCTCCAAACTGTTGGCCACCCTTGTAACAGTAATCCTCATCGGATTTGTTTGGCAGATGCTGTCAATGCTTCTTCAGACCGTGGCCTTCCCCCCTCCTATGGAAGCCCTCCAATCTTTTGGGGAATTGTTTTTTAGCGACCTTATGCCCCATTTGCGGGTGAGCCTTTATCGGGTGGGAATCAGCTTGATTGTAGCCGCTGTTTTAGGAATCCCTCTTGGCTTATTTTTAGGAAAGAACAAACGGGCCGATGACTTGTCCGCTCCTTTTCTTTACCTGACCTTTCCGGTACCTAAAGTGGTATTCCTGCCGCTCTTTCTTATTTTACTGGGAATTGGCGATGTTTCTAAAATTGTCATGATTACCTTGATTGTTTTCTATCAGATTGTTGTAACGACAAGGGATGCTGCACGTAATGTGCAGCATGAATATGTCCTCTCCGTGGAGTCCTTGCGGGCCTCAACCCTGGAGCTTTATAGGCATGTTTATTTTCCTGCCTGCCTTCCGTCCATTCTGACCTCACTAAAACTGGGCTTAGGAACGGCAATGGCCATCCTTTTCTTAGTGGAGACTTATGCGACTCAAGAGGGGATTGGCTATTTTATCATGAATTCCTGGAGCAGTTTAGCCTATGAAAAAATGTTTGCCGGGATCATCGCCATGGGTTTAATGGGATTCTTTATCTATCTTCTGCTCGATACCTGCGAAAAGTTCTTCTGCTCTTGGGTTAATCCATAACAATAGGGATAACCTAATTCTATTAAAAAACTATTGACACTTATAAAAAAAGAGAGTTTAATAGAAATCAAGAAATGAACTTAAGTTCATATTTTGAAATAAGCAGGAGGAAAATCTAATGGTTCGTAAATCCTTTTTCAGCTTTTTGTTGACCTTGGTTCTTGTCTTATCCCTGGTCACAGGATGCGGACAACAGAATACCGCCAACCCGGGAAACCCCCAATCAACGAACAAATTAACCATCGGGTCCATGAATATTGAAGAAAATCTGCCTATATTGGTTGCTCAGCAAAATGGCTATTTTGCTGAACAGAATCTGGAGGTCCAATTAATTCCTTTCCAGAGCCCGGTGGAGTTGCAAAGTGCTTTTCAGACGGGACAGCTGGATGGTATGATTACGGATATCATGATTGCCGCTTTGCTTAAAAGCTCGGGAGAAAATCTGCGGGTTACTTCTATAGCCCTTGGTGCAACACCGGAGGAAGGACGTTTTGCCATTATAGCCTCACCCGCCAGCAATGTTAAGACCGTTTCCGACTTAAAAGGAAAAAGTATCGGCATCTCCAACAATTCCATTATTGAATACGTTACAGATAAGCTCCTTTTAGAAGGAGGAGTCAATCCATCGGAAGTCAATAAGACGACGGTTGCGAAACTCCCTCTGCGTGTGGAAATGCTCTTGAGCAATCAGATTGATGCTATTGTGGTACCGGATCCTCAGATATCCTACGTGGTTTCAGAAGGTGCCAAAATCATTGCGGAAGACACTAAAGGGGAGAATCTTTCTCAATCGGTGACCATTGTCCGCAGTAACACCCTCAACGAGAAAAAAGATGCCTTAAACCGTTATTATCAAGCCTATACCAAAGGGGTTCAGGCTATCAATGCCTCACCGGATCAGTATAAGGAGCTTCTGGTTAAGAATGTGAACATACCAGAAAGCATCGCCGCATCCTATAAGGTCCAGCATTACTCCGAACCACAGCTTCCTGAAGAAAAGGACGTCAATAAGGTTCTGGACTGGCTTCAAGAAAAAGGACTGCTCAAAAATCCTGTAGAGTATCAGAGCTTTGTCCAGTCGGGATTATACTAAAGTATATAGACCATAGCAGCTAAAAACAAAGCGGCGTACACGCTTTGTTTTTAGTTTTTTACACCTGCAATAGAATCATAGTATAATGTGTTAAGGGAGAGTGATCGATACGGAAAAACTATTGAAAGGGATCGTGAATTTCCGCAATGGGGATTTCGAGACTCATAAGCAACTTTTTAATGAATTGAAGGACAACCAAAAACCACATACCCTTTTTATTACCTGTTCAGATTCCCGCATCGATCCCAGTATGATTACGGGAACCTTGCCCGGAGAGCTGTTCATTGTACGCAACGTAGCTAATATTGTTCCCCCTTATCGGGAAACAACAGAATATGTAAGCACTACTTCAGCCATAGAGTATGCCGTACAAATGCTGGGAGTGGAGAACATCATCGTCTGCGGACATTCAAACTGCGGAGGTTGTTCAGCCAGTTTAAATGCACCGCATAAACTGGAAGAGCTGCCCCACACTAAAAAGTGGCTGGAGCTTATGGAATCTGTAAGAAATAGAGTCCTTACAGAATTCCCGGAGGATGAACCAAGGGTCCGCGAATGGATGATGGAGCAGATCAATGTGGTGGAGCAATTGCGGCATTTAATGACCTACCCGTATATTTATGAGAAGGTCATGGGCAGGCAGCTTCTCCTTAGCGGCTGGCACTATATGATCGAAACCGGCGAAGTTTTTATTTATGATCGCCAGGTCGGAGAGTTCCGCTTGGCTAATGGAAGTGAAACTGGTTATTGATAAAGGTTGGAGCGAAGGAACGTGATAGGGATGATCATTGGTTTTGGATTCGGGAATCCTATACAAAGCATACTTATGCTTCTCTTGACCTCATTGATAAGTTATATGATTTTTAAGACTATACGCCATCGCCAACGCAGAAATCCAGATCCCTATGAGGAAAGGGAAAGGCGCCGCCAATATTACTATGAACAACGTCAACGGGCCAGAGACTATGCCCAGGAATTTGATCTCACGGATGAGGAAATTGAAAGACGTTTAGATGAAGAATATGAAGAAAGCCAAGAACCACGCCATCCATAGTTAAAGGCGGTTCTTGGCTTTCGCTGTTTAATAGGCCGGTTCTATCCTCGAGAGGATGAGTCAAGTTTCCTTTATCCTCGAGAGGATAAGTCAACTAAACTTCAGGCGGAGTCACAACTCCACCTGAAGTAAGTTTCCTTTATAGATTCTGGAAAAATAAACGGGCAATATCCGCTCCACCAATAAAGGTGCCCATGGAGCTGCCGATATTGGCAAAAACGACGGTGAGGAGGATCCTCGTCACTTTATTATTCCAAAAGCCTTTGACGCTGAGAATATCTTCGGAAAGGTTCTCAAAATCCCTGACATTAGGACGTTTGAAATAGGCTTGGACCAACCCTGCAAACCAGCCGGCGGCGATGAGGGGATGCAAGGCCGCAATGGGGGCGGCAAGAAATGCCGTCACGATAGCCAGGGGATGACCAAAGGCCAGAGTAGTTCCTAAGGCAGAGAGAGAGCCCGTCCACAGAACCCAACTCAGGGTCTGTTGAATTCCCGCATCAGGATTGGAGTAAAAGGTATAAGCAATGATGGCGATAATCAGGGCAGGTATGGACCAACCGATAATTTTGGGGACAATAGATTTGGGAGGGAGCTCAGTTAAAGCCTTCAAATCATGTTCTTTATGGATTTCTTCTCTGATACCCGGAACATGAGCCGCTCCTAATACTGCTACGACTTTATCTCCAGGAGCTTCTTTGATTTTTTGGGACAAATATTGATCCCGCTCATCGATCAATGGGGTTTTAAGCTTGGGAAAGCTTTCTGTGAAATCCTTGAGCATACCATTGAGCATATCCTGAGATTTTAATTTTTCCAATTCTTCTTCGGAGATGGATTCATCATCAAAGATACTGAGGATAATTTCCATGAGAAGCTTGCATTTTCCCCAGAAGCCAACATTATGCCATATTCTGGAGAAGGTGATTTGAATATTACGATCAGCAAGTACCAAGTCGGCTCCCACTTCTTTGGCAGATTCAATCCCTTGCAGCATTTCCTGCCCGGCGTTGGTGCCAAATTCCTTGGCTAAACGCTTTTGGAAGGAGGAAATCGCCAAGTTCATTAAAAGCAGGGTCGCCTTCTTTTCCTTAATGATTTTAAAGATATCAGTTTCTTTCCATTGTTCCCCTTCGACAATGGACTTATAGCGTTGATCGTCCAGCTCAATACAGACGGAGTCGGGTTTTTCTGCTTCAATCACTTCTTTAACCAAATCGGCACTTTGCTTGGACACATGGGCAGTACCAATTAAGATAATTTCCTTGCCATCTAGGGTCAAGCGAGTCAAGTTTTCGTTCTCTATGGTCATAGATACCTTCCTTTTGTGTCTAGCTCGACAAATTAAGTTATTGCCTATCATTATACAACTCTTATTGTATCCTTTATAGAGCAAATTGTAAAAGAAAAGTGCGGGAATTATAACCCTATGCAAGGGAAACATAGTATTGAGACAATATGCTTGCCATCGTATGGAGCTATTCTAAAGGAGAAGAGGAATGAATAAGACTGGCAAATTTACGGTTGTGATTGCGCTGATCTTTGAGATGACTGTCCTTATCAATGGGATTTCGGCATTATGGGGAAAGCAGTGGGAGGATCTGGGTCTCTCGGCTTTGGCAATGGCCCTCCTAATCCTACCATTTTTACTCAA
Coding sequences within it:
- a CDS encoding ABC transporter permease, which gives rise to MPLKSFTSKLLATLVTVILIGFVWQMLSMLLQTVAFPPPMEALQSFGELFFSDLMPHLRVSLYRVGISLIVAAVLGIPLGLFLGKNKRADDLSAPFLYLTFPVPKVVFLPLFLILLGIGDVSKIVMITLIVFYQIVVTTRDAARNVQHEYVLSVESLRASTLELYRHVYFPACLPSILTSLKLGLGTAMAILFLVETYATQEGIGYFIMNSWSSLAYEKMFAGIIAMGLMGFFIYLLLDTCEKFFCSWVNP
- a CDS encoding TraB/GumN family protein, with protein sequence MTIENENLTRLTLDGKEIILIGTAHVSKQSADLVKEVIEAEKPDSVCIELDDQRYKSIVEGEQWKETDIFKIIKEKKATLLLMNLAISSFQKRLAKEFGTNAGQEMLQGIESAKEVGADLVLADRNIQITFSRIWHNVGFWGKCKLLMEIILSIFDDESISEEELEKLKSQDMLNGMLKDFTESFPKLKTPLIDERDQYLSQKIKEAPGDKVVAVLGAAHVPGIREEIHKEHDLKALTELPPKSIVPKIIGWSIPALIIAIIAYTFYSNPDAGIQQTLSWVLWTGSLSALGTTLAFGHPLAIVTAFLAAPIAALHPLIAAGWFAGLVQAYFKRPNVRDFENLSEDILSVKGFWNNKVTRILLTVVFANIGSSMGTFIGGADIARLFFQNL
- a CDS encoding ABC transporter substrate-binding protein; this translates as MVRKSFFSFLLTLVLVLSLVTGCGQQNTANPGNPQSTNKLTIGSMNIEENLPILVAQQNGYFAEQNLEVQLIPFQSPVELQSAFQTGQLDGMITDIMIAALLKSSGENLRVTSIALGATPEEGRFAIIASPASNVKTVSDLKGKSIGISNNSIIEYVTDKLLLEGGVNPSEVNKTTVAKLPLRVEMLLSNQIDAIVVPDPQISYVVSEGAKIIAEDTKGENLSQSVTIVRSNTLNEKKDALNRYYQAYTKGVQAINASPDQYKELLVKNVNIPESIAASYKVQHYSEPQLPEEKDVNKVLDWLQEKGLLKNPVEYQSFVQSGLY
- a CDS encoding B12-binding domain-containing radical SAM protein; this translates as MIYEGAVFRPPSEASSLILQVTLGCRHNQCTFCSMYKGKSFRIRSIEEIMTLIDAGYRAYPHTERIFLADGDALAIETDVLAKVLKALYQRFSRLKRVGIYGGPKDILEKGPEELALLKEQGLSIVYLGVESGCGTILNLIHKGVTPEEMINAGQRIVASGLKLSCTIILGLGGKEHSQEHAVETGKVISAIDPHYLGALTLMLAPDAPLIQKIQSGEFTLLSKWESLIELELMVQGLNLKDCLFRSNHASNYLPLKAHLPHDKEVLLSTLKEVIEDNREEALRPEYWRGL
- a CDS encoding TetR/AcrR family transcriptional regulator, with product MVYNKTDKVLEKQELRRKRIIKAAKEILSEEEEIGKVSIKSIAKRAGIATGTFYLYFTDKESLVDMIVKEIYAELLAKIKQERAQYSNTFDKLQASMEVCIHLFLKEKYLAKILLEQFPQIHTALNTKYADIEEDLIRLTKVDLDELMEEHLIPWQDTQVTATAFVGTFREVILSWIGKGEPKDIDLAYKTLIDYNMRGIGRFKVNEEG
- a CDS encoding ABC transporter ATP-binding protein, giving the protein MKKDKGMDYLAIESLNVVYSQHGQLTPALKDVNLNLPKGQIGAIIGPSGCGKSTLLSVVAGLNKNYQGNVLLKGAPPKESNEVALILQEYGLLPWKTVWDNVRLGLQIKGIKVAQAAQRTEEILKQLGLLHLRKRFPIQLSGGQRQRVAIARSLVLSPELLLMDEPFSSLDALTREEMQDLVLNVWQETGLTILIITHNIEEAVFLGHKIFVMSPCPGTITQEIHNPLAGDYEARGKMEFLKVCNTLRLSLRGRCEACL
- a CDS encoding carbonic anhydrase; translated protein: MIDTEKLLKGIVNFRNGDFETHKQLFNELKDNQKPHTLFITCSDSRIDPSMITGTLPGELFIVRNVANIVPPYRETTEYVSTTSAIEYAVQMLGVENIIVCGHSNCGGCSASLNAPHKLEELPHTKKWLELMESVRNRVLTEFPEDEPRVREWMMEQINVVEQLRHLMTYPYIYEKVMGRQLLLSGWHYMIETGEVFIYDRQVGEFRLANGSETGY